The following are encoded in a window of Telmatobacter sp. DSM 110680 genomic DNA:
- a CDS encoding isocitrate lyase/phosphoenolpyruvate mutase family protein gives MVTQAEKGMLFKALHERKQPFVIGNPWDAGSARILTSLKYEALSTTSAGLAFSLGRKDGTASVSRAEALENAKSIVEATDLPVAADLENGYGHAPEDAAETIRLAAKAGLVGGSIEDATGDAAKPIYEFEHAVERIAAASEAAKTLQFPFMLVARAENYLHERPDLDDTIRRLQAFEKAGASALYAPGLTQPEDIRTVCASVSNPVNVLMGLKGAPRLTVAQLGDLGVRRISIGSGFSRAALTAFLHAAREVIEDGTFGFADETLYISELTAMFGNS, from the coding sequence ATGGTGACGCAGGCAGAGAAGGGGATGTTATTCAAGGCGCTGCACGAGCGCAAGCAGCCATTTGTTATCGGCAATCCGTGGGACGCGGGGTCGGCGCGCATTCTCACCAGCTTGAAATATGAGGCATTGTCGACTACCAGCGCGGGGCTGGCCTTTTCACTGGGGCGCAAAGATGGAACCGCGTCGGTGAGTCGAGCGGAAGCGCTGGAGAATGCGAAGAGCATTGTGGAAGCGACAGATCTGCCGGTTGCTGCTGATCTTGAAAACGGATATGGGCACGCGCCGGAAGACGCCGCGGAGACCATTCGTCTGGCGGCCAAAGCTGGGCTGGTCGGTGGATCGATTGAAGATGCCACTGGCGACGCTGCGAAACCGATCTATGAATTTGAGCACGCGGTGGAGCGGATCGCCGCCGCCTCGGAAGCGGCGAAGACGTTGCAGTTCCCTTTCATGCTGGTGGCACGGGCGGAGAACTACCTTCATGAACGGCCGGATCTGGACGATACGATTCGGCGCCTGCAGGCATTCGAGAAAGCAGGGGCGTCGGCGCTGTATGCACCCGGCCTGACGCAACCGGAAGATATCCGGACTGTATGTGCCTCCGTTTCTAACCCGGTGAATGTGCTGATGGGATTGAAGGGCGCGCCGCGACTGACCGTTGCGCAACTCGGCGATCTGGGAGTAAGGCGAATCAGCATCGGATCAGGCTTTAGCCGGGCTGCGTTGACGGCCTTTCTACATGCCGCCCGCGAAGTGATTGAGGATGGAACGTTTGGGTTTGCAGACGAGACACTGTATATCTCGGAGTTGACCGCAATGTTTGGTAATTCCTAG
- a CDS encoding TMEM175 family protein: MSPARLEAFSDGVIAVIITIMVLELKVPGPDGVAGVRAVLPTLFLYLLTFVQIGIYWVNHHYLVDEVETVSHGILWANLIFLFCLSLFPFATDWIGVKGLTSFNTALYATVSIFPGLSYMGLWSQIRAQSTAPEHATWGKQIASVALYLAAIPAAYYKPAASLALIGVVAILWLLPPKVEASSN, encoded by the coding sequence ATGAGTCCAGCACGCCTCGAGGCCTTCTCGGATGGTGTGATCGCGGTGATCATCACCATCATGGTGCTGGAATTGAAGGTGCCCGGGCCAGATGGCGTAGCGGGTGTGCGCGCGGTGCTGCCTACCTTGTTTCTTTATTTGCTAACCTTTGTGCAGATCGGGATCTACTGGGTCAACCATCACTACCTTGTCGACGAGGTGGAGACGGTGAGTCATGGGATTTTGTGGGCTAACTTGATTTTTCTTTTCTGCCTTTCGCTGTTTCCTTTTGCCACGGATTGGATCGGCGTGAAAGGGCTGACGTCATTCAATACCGCTCTCTACGCAACCGTCAGCATTTTTCCAGGACTGAGCTACATGGGACTATGGAGCCAAATACGAGCGCAGAGTACGGCACCGGAACATGCAACATGGGGCAAGCAAATTGCCTCTGTTGCGCTTTATCTGGCAGCGATTCCGGCTGCTTATTACAAACCTGCTGCCTCGCTGGCGTTGATTGGAGTGGTTGCGATCCTGTGGCTGCTGCCGCCGAAGGTTGAGGCATCTTCGAATTGA